The Globicephala melas chromosome 20, mGloMel1.2, whole genome shotgun sequence genome contains a region encoding:
- the KIF19 gene encoding kinesin-like protein KIF19 isoform X3, translating into MKDSGDSKDQQLMVALRVRPISVAELEEGATLIAHKVDEQMVVLMDPMEDPDDILRAHRSREKSYLFDVAFDFTATQEMVYQATTKSLIEGVISGYNATVFAYGPTGCGKTYTMLGTDHEPGIYVRTLNDLFCAIEETSNDMEYEVSMSYLEIYNEMIRDLLNPALGYLELREDSKGVIQVAGITEVSTVNAKEIMQLLLKGNRQRTQEPTAANQTSSRSHAVLQVAVRQRSRVKNVLQEVRQGRLFMIDLAGSERASQTQNRGQRMKEGAHINRSLLALGNCINALSDKSSCKYINYRDSKLTRLLKDSLGGNSRTVMIAHISPASSAFEESRNTLTYAGRAKNIKTRVKQNLLNVSYHIAQYTSIIADLRGEIERLKCKMDKQGGRGQAHGQLERGDICHIQAKVQLHSEKGEQAEMGQLREQLISAFQEQMDVRRHLLELENHAMEVQIDTSRHLLTIAGWEHEKSRRALKWREEQRKESYTKDDSEKDSDTGDDQPDILEPPEVACARESIAALTGEQKKLRKQKLTLEQRCRELRARGRRLEETLPRRIGSEEQREVLSLLCRVHELEVENTEMQSHALLRDGALRHRREALRRLEQHRSLCDEIIQGQRQIIDDYSLAVPQRLQELYDVYVRAQDEGSLERAAIMDRVASGALQDSSLPKISRAGNLPTPESDPESVKTLSSEAQLLQGSFLPPISTESSPLGWGWDRSGTSLVNRCPSSSANLSEANHVSKASSGAWQVKSSSVPTPPPIQTGSLVTQEAPTQDSLGSLSGRINSSPDSSENLSEIPLSCKERKEILTDTKCISVKAARRRSRALGAEGRHLLAPSMERSSLSLHSLSEAADARTPGLLACKRPPSPMLQHAASEDNLSSSTGEAPSRAVEHRGDGPGPWLRGQKKSLGKKREELLEAKRRKRRSQSFEVTGQGLSRPKTHLLGPHPAQSISDHRVQVCGHPASGTRHLGKVSLPMAKVKLPPSQNPAGVSQRATRGPRLPHGTSTHGKDGRFQHN; encoded by the exons ATGGTGGTTCTTATGGACCCAATGGAAGACCCCGACGACATCCTGCGGGCGCATCGCTCCCGGGAGAAGTCCTACCTATTCGACGTGGCCTTTGACTTCACTGCCACCCAG GAGATGGTGTATCAGGCCACCACCAAGAGCCTCATTGAAGGCGTCATCTCAGGCTACAATGCCACTGTCTTTGCCTATGGTCCCACAG GCTGCGGGAAAACCTACACCATGCTGGGCACAGACCACGAGCCCGGCATCTACGTTCGGACCCTCAATGACCTCTTCTGTGCCATTGAGGAGACCAGCAACGACATGGAATATGAGGTGTCCATGTCCTACCTGGAG ATCTACAATGAGATGATCCGGGACCTGCTGAACCCTGCCCTGGGGTACCTGGAGCTGAGGGAGGACTCCAAAGGGGTGATCCAGGTGGCCGGGATCACCGAGGTCTCCACCGTCAATGCCAAAGAG ATCATGCAGCTGCTGTTGAAGGGGAACCGGCAGAGGACCCAAGAGCCCACGGCCGCCAACCAGACGTCCTCCCGCTCCCACGCCGTGCTCCAGGTGGCCGTGCGCCAGCGCAGCCGGGTCAAGAACGTCCTGCAGGAGGTGCGGCAGGGCCGCCTGTTCATGATCGACCTGGCTGGCTCGGAGCGGGCCTCCCAG ACACAGAACCGTGGGCAGCGCATGAAAGAGGGGGCCCACATCAATCGCTCGCTGCTGGCCCTGGGCAACTGCATCAACGCGCTGAGTGACAAGAGCAGCTGCAAGTACATCAACTACCGTGACAGCAAACTCACCCGGCTCCTGAAG GATTCCCTGGGGGGAAACAGCCGCACGGTGATGATCGCCCACATCAGCCCAGCGAGCAGCGCCTTTGAGGAATCCCGGAACACCCTGACCTACGCCGGCCGGGCCAAGAACATCAAGACCAGG GTGAAGCAGAACCTGCTCAACGTCTCCTACCACATCGCGCAGTACACCAGCATCATCGCCGACCTGCGGGGCGAGATCGAAAGGCTCAAGTGCAAGATGGACAAGCAGGGTGGGCGGGGCCAGGCCCACGGCCAGCTGGAGCGGGGCGACATCTGTCACATCCAAG CCAAGGTCCAGCTGCACAGCGAGAAGGGTGAGCAGGCTGAGATGGGACAGCTGCGGGAGCAGCTCATCAGCGCCTTCCAGGAGCAGATGGACGTGCGGAGACACCTGCTGGAGCTGGAGAACCACGCCATGGAGGTGCAGATCGACACCTCCCGCCACCTGCTCACCATTGCAGG CTGGGAGCACGAGAAGTCACGCAGGGCACTCAAGTGGAGGGAGGAGCAACGCAAGGAGTCCTACACCAAGGACGACAGTGAGAAGGACTCGGACACAGGCGATGACCAGCCAGACATCCTGGAGCCCCCTGAGGTGGCCTGCGCCCGGGAGAGCATCGCTGCCCTGACGGGGGAGCAGAAGAAGCTGCGAAAGCAGAAG CTGACGCTGGAGCAGCGCTGCCGAGAGCTGCGCGCGCGCGGCCGGCGCCTAGAGGAGACGCTGCCGCGGCGCATCGGCTCCGAGGAGCAGCGCGAGGTGCTCAGCCTGCTGTGCCGCGTGCACGAGCTCGAGGTGGAGAACACGGAGATGCAGTCGCACGCGCTGCTCCGCGACGGCGCGCTCCGCCACCGCCGCGAGGCCCTGCGCCGCCTGGAGCAGCACCGCAGCCTCTGCGACGAGATCATCCAGGGCCAGCGGCAGATCATCGACG ACTACAGCTTGGCCGTCCCGCAGCGCCTGCAGGAGCTGTACGACGTGTACGTGCGAGCGCAGGACGAGGGCAGCCTGGAGCGGGCCGCCATCATGGACCGCGTGGCCTCTGGGGCCCTGCAG gacaGCTCCTTGCCCAAAATTAGCAGAGCAGGAAACTTGCCGACCCCAGAGTCCGACCCAGAGAGCGTGAAGACGCTGAGCTCCGAAGCCCAGCTCCTGCAGGGCAGCTTCCTGCCTCCGATCAGCACAGAGAG CTCCCCcctagggtgggggtgggaccgCAGTGGGACCAGCCTGGTCAACAGATGCCCATCCTCCTCTGCCAACCTCAGTGAAGCCAACCACGTGTCCAAGGCCAGTTCTGGGGCCTGGCAGGTGAAGAGCTCCTCTGTGCCCACCCCACCACCCATCCAGACTGGCAGCCTGGTGACGCAGGAG GCCCCCACTCAGGACAGCCTGGGCAGCCTGAGCGGCCGGATCAACTCCTCCCCTGACAGCAGTGAGAACCTGTCAGAGATCCCTTTGTCCTGCAAAG AGAGGAAGGAGATCCTGACGGACACCAAGTGCATCTCGGTGAAGGCTGCCCGGCGACGCTCTCGGGCCCTGGGCGCCGAGGGGCGCCACCTGCTGGCACCCAGCATGGAGCGCAGCAGCCTGTCCCTGCACTCGCTGAGCGAGGCTGCCGATGCGCGGACCCCCGGCCTGCTGGCCTGCAAGCGGCCACCCAGCCCCATGCTGCAGCACGCTGCCAGTGAGGACAACCTGTCCAGCAGCACGGGTGAGGCCCCATCCCGGGCCGTCGAGCATCGTGGCGATGGCCCCGGGCCCTGGCTGCGTGGCCAGAAGAAAAGCCTGGGCAAGAAACGGGAGGAGTTGCTGGAGGCAAAGAGGAGGAAGCGGAGGTCACAGTCCtttgaggtcacagggcaaggG CTCTCCCGCCCCAAGACACACCTCCTGGGGCCCCATCCCGCGCAGAGCATCTCGGACCACAGGGTGCAAGTGTGCGGGCACCCAGCCTCTGGTACCCGGCATCTGGGAAAGGTCTCCCTGCCTATGGCCAAGGTCAAACTCCCTCCAAGCCAGAACCCAG CTGGTGTTTCCCAGCGGGCTACCCGGGGGCCCCGCCTGCCCCATGGCACAAGCACCCATGGCAAAGATGGACGCTTCCAACATAACTGA